The Panacibacter microcysteis genome includes a window with the following:
- a CDS encoding cytochrome-c peroxidase, producing MKLSATICVIVALLFTAAGWVSVEPYNTHPLQFTVPEGWPQPVYDFKSNPLTEEGFQLGRKLFYDGRLSKDGNFPCASCHQQFAAFATYDHSLSHGHNNHFSQRNATPLFNLAWQKDFMWDGGINHLDLQPLAPLTDSNEMAEDIENVLQKIKADTAYRRMFKAAFGDGTINTQRMTKALSQFVLMMVSSNSKYDRVMRGEDSFNLSQKLGYAMFKSKCAGCHTEPFFTDFSYRNIGLPADEYLNDNGRMRITRKAADSLKFKVPSLRNVQVTFPYTHDGRFYSLIEVFNFYRHDMVKGPTTDSLLVHGMPLSNYEIGQLTAFLYTLTDSTLLTDKRFAPPGFENRMPAAVPDIHKF from the coding sequence ATGAAATTAAGCGCCACTATATGTGTTATTGTTGCGCTGCTTTTTACCGCAGCAGGTTGGGTAAGTGTTGAGCCTTATAACACACATCCGCTGCAGTTTACAGTTCCGGAGGGGTGGCCGCAGCCGGTGTACGATTTTAAAAGCAATCCGCTTACAGAAGAGGGTTTTCAGCTCGGCAGAAAATTGTTTTATGATGGTCGTTTAAGTAAGGATGGTAATTTTCCATGCGCCAGTTGCCACCAGCAGTTTGCCGCTTTTGCAACGTATGATCACAGTTTAAGCCATGGCCATAACAACCATTTTTCGCAGCGCAATGCAACACCGCTTTTCAACCTAGCCTGGCAAAAAGATTTTATGTGGGATGGCGGTATCAACCACCTGGATCTTCAACCACTTGCCCCGCTGACTGACAGCAATGAAATGGCAGAAGACATTGAAAATGTTTTACAGAAAATAAAAGCAGATACCGCCTACAGGCGCATGTTTAAAGCAGCATTTGGAGATGGAACAATCAATACGCAACGTATGACCAAAGCGCTGAGCCAGTTTGTGTTAATGATGGTAAGCAGCAACAGCAAATACGACCGGGTAATGCGTGGGGAAGACAGCTTTAACCTGTCGCAAAAATTAGGTTACGCCATGTTTAAAAGTAAATGCGCCGGCTGTCATACAGAACCTTTCTTCACCGATTTTAGCTACAGGAACATCGGGCTTCCGGCAGATGAATACCTGAATGATAATGGCAGAATGCGTATAACCCGCAAAGCGGCAGACTCTTTAAAATTCAAAGTACCATCATTGCGCAACGTGCAGGTTACTTTTCCTTACACGCATGATGGCAGGTTTTATTCGCTTATTGAAGTATTTAATTTTTACAGGCATGATATGGTGAAAGGACCAACAACCGATTCATTACTGGTGCATGGCATGCCACTTTCCAATTACGAGATCGGCCAGCTTACCGCTTTTCTTTATACACTCACAGATTCAACGTTGTTAACAGATAAACGCTTTGCTCCTCCTGGTTTTGAAAACAGGATGCCTGCAGCCGTTCCCGACATACATAAATTCTAA
- the ruvA gene encoding Holliday junction branch migration protein RuvA, whose amino-acid sequence MIAFVRGSFAKKSPAQVIVDVNGVGYELQISLNTYSSISTKEEGQLLTYLHITENGQTLFGFYTQEEKDLFLQLISVSGVGATTARMMLSGLRPDEVIKAIVQGNTRQLESVKGIGKKTAERLIVELKDKMGKISFENTASPTQSFDAPGKDAINALVGLGIAKPVAEQAVKKVSDSAKEALSLEDIIKQALKNL is encoded by the coding sequence ATGATCGCTTTTGTAAGAGGGAGCTTTGCAAAGAAAAGCCCGGCGCAGGTTATTGTTGATGTAAATGGCGTGGGCTACGAATTACAGATAAGCCTGAATACTTATTCTTCTATCAGCACGAAAGAAGAAGGCCAGTTACTCACCTACCTGCACATTACCGAAAACGGGCAAACATTGTTTGGTTTTTATACGCAGGAAGAGAAGGATCTTTTTCTTCAACTCATCAGCGTTTCCGGCGTTGGTGCCACCACTGCAAGAATGATGCTGAGCGGTTTGCGGCCCGATGAAGTGATTAAAGCAATTGTGCAGGGCAATACCAGACAACTGGAGAGCGTTAAAGGAATCGGGAAAAAAACCGCTGAAAGACTTATCGTTGAGCTGAAGGATAAAATGGGTAAAATATCTTTTGAAAATACCGCCTCTCCCACTCAGTCTTTTGATGCTCCCGGTAAAGATGCAATCAATGCTTTGGTAGGTCTTGGAATAGCTAAACCTGTGGCTGAACAGGCAGTAAAAAAAGTTTCAGATTCTGCTAAAGAAGCACTTTCTTTGGAAGATATTATTAAACAAGCTTTAAAAAATCTTTAG
- a CDS encoding MbnP family protein, with amino-acid sequence MALQAQHKFTISFHNVAGKQPLNVDSLYTNHFGETLQVRNFKYYISNITLTDADGKKETFKDQYFLISENDTASGNISLITTLSGIATVEFLLGVDSVKNTSGVQTGVLDPAKGMYWTWNSGYVMAKLEGRSAAAKTPAHAYSYHVGGYRQGEDVTRKIILPANAGGYNTLTVYADILKWFFGVHDIKLSDKAFCHEPGAMAMQLADNYANMFTTILPE; translated from the coding sequence ATGGCCCTTCAAGCACAGCATAAATTCACGATCAGTTTTCACAACGTGGCAGGTAAACAACCACTGAATGTTGACAGCCTTTACACAAACCATTTTGGAGAAACGCTGCAGGTAAGAAACTTCAAATATTATATCTCCAACATTACCCTGACAGATGCAGACGGAAAAAAAGAAACGTTTAAAGATCAGTACTTCCTCATTAGCGAAAACGATACCGCGTCAGGAAACATTTCACTTATAACAACGCTTTCCGGCATTGCAACAGTTGAATTTCTGCTGGGTGTAGACAGTGTAAAAAACACAAGTGGCGTACAGACAGGTGTTTTAGATCCGGCAAAAGGCATGTACTGGACCTGGAACAGCGGCTATGTAATGGCCAAACTGGAAGGCAGGTCTGCCGCCGCAAAAACGCCTGCACATGCATACAGCTATCATGTTGGCGGCTACAGGCAGGGCGAAGACGTTACAAGAAAAATTATACTTCCTGCAAATGCCGGCGGGTATAACACGCTGACTGTTTATGCAGATATTTTAAAATGGTTTTTTGGTGTACATGATATTAAGTTATCTGACAAAGCCTTTTGTCATGAACCAGGCGCAATGGCCATGCAGCTGGCAGATAATTATGCAAACATGTTTACCACAATATTGCCTGAATGA
- the sprA gene encoding cell surface protein SprA has protein sequence MFAQKTDSLRFPLKDRRGDRFTWRYNNPFDIKDTSFVKQEIEYDPTTKQYYIVEKIGNTVYRKSTLSFDEFMRLQSQISENDYFSERSKTLFDLNRRVQRPRPRVYNQLFDRIFGVGPQGLKVDIKPEGNVDLIAGYQGQNIKNPTLPEAARKTGGFDFNMNANVNINANIGDKLKLPISYNTLANFDFENQLKLDYKGKDDEIIKSVEAGNISFQSKGSLMASVQSLFGVKTQLQFGKLFITTALANQRSQRQSLTLQGGGLNQVINKKLDDYDENKHFLMAQYFRNNYEKAMKNLPYVSSQTQILRLEVWVTNRNGATTNTRNIVGFMDLAENDPYNSNINSLSSNPLPSNGSNDLYQKLSSNDANRNPAFINTSLLGLGLTPVNDFEKTFARKLDPSEYYFNPQVGFLSLNQQLQPDEVLAIAYQYTYNGQVFQVGEFSQDVNVDSTQGVQKVLFLKLLKATSQRPTLPLWNLMMKNIYSLDVTGLQRDGFNINVLYQEPSGGLKRYLPVTDEAYSGKPLLSILNLDRLNNRNDPLPDGQFDYVDSFTVLSQQGKIIFPVLEPFGNYLDSTAFSGQPQDIKNQYLFPQLYDSIKAIAQTYANLDRFYVQGTIKGSSTTDIYLGGFNIPPGSVSVTAGGQILQENVDYIIDYNLGTLKVINQAILNSGVPVNVQYENNATFGIQQRSFFGLRLDYLVNKKLSLGATMQRLTERPFFTKVNYGEDPIQNRMYGVDFNYNSELPGLTRLLNKLPFYDSKTVSTINAYGEAAVLKPGHPSQIGKGESGLIYLDDFEGTTSSIDLRFPFVAWTLASTPQGTTFPEATLTNNLDYGKNRAKIAWYNIEPTLQDKNSPNNPLRGNLAGLSDPRVRAVYTNELFPQRTTNITDVLNATFDLAYYPTEAGPYNFTSSGADMDERGKFRFPKQKWGGIMRNIDQTDFETSNIEFIEFWVQDPFIKSPVSTGGKLILNLGNISEDVLKDGLRFYENGLNTPTQPAAVDDNNSVWGRVPVNPIQITQAFSNDPADRPYQDVGFDGNDDDSERLKQAPYLANLASTFGTGSAVYQSAQQDPSHDNYKWYRDASYDASGTGILGRYKNHNNPQGNSPIATGTSQFSPAVTLYPDNEDLNRDNTLNETEEYYEYEIDLKPGMDVNNTPYITDKRTVTAKLADGTSVNENWFLFRIPIKNYSGKVGQIPDFKSIRFVRMFMTDFEDSIVMRFASLDLVRNQWRTFTYELDTTGSYTPLPANSSTKINVLAVNVEENSSRQPIPYKIPPGIERVQLLGNNGVNLLQNEQSMSLKLTNVTKGESRAVFKTLNLDLRQYGQLSMFLHSESVIGQRNLNTGDFVAVIRLGQDFLNNYYEIRIPLKATDFGASLADQIWPVENNLDIALNELIQLKQRRNAAQQSLGTIYREQLGTQTISVLGNPNLAEVQGILVGVENATNETLSTEVWVNELRLSKIDENGGWAALGRADIQLADLGTLSVSANTYTQGFGTIEQRANERARDNMVQYDVALTVDAGKLLPRNSGITIPVYASVNKTILTPEYDPYDKDVKYKYKLANAGDKKDSIKNVALDETTIKTLNFTNVRFGQNVQKQRLWNLKNFDFSYSYTHFEQTNPLILLNSINKHRVGVGYTFTGTAKYREPFKKWIKNKSPWLALIRDFNVNPVPSLLSFRTDVNRQFGKYTPRIVNTFDSKVERVDTTYDKYFTFDRYYNLRWDFTRSLNFDFSATNYARVDEPYGLLNTKFKKDSVRTNFFKGGRSTVYQQRAVFSYNAPLAKLPATDWINMRYSYTTTYNWAAASLLARNLGNVIENSQQNSLTGEFDFTRLYSKSRWLDKMTQPNEQPDDNAGNGDSTINIKTREEVIKDLKGKAKKTALRKWRADKRAKRKLDRKNKVVSGPSGVAKTAVGIVTMVKRASVNYSANFNSRVPGYTDSTKILGQNWKSMQPGLDYVFGRQPDSAWLNDKARRGLITRDSTFNLLYAQDYEQRISLTAQLEPFREFVIDINLDKTFTKSYTELFKDTSGSGDKFRHLSPLASGGFSVSYISFQTLFQKYKPTEVSQTFNKFQDNRIVIANRLARSNPYYTGGTTDDGFPEGYGRYAQDVLIPAFLAAYTNKDPNTVGLIKQSNPNVQSNPFSGIKPLPNWRVTYTGLTKIPAIASVFSNISITHAYNSTLSMNSFTSALLYNDPFNVGAPQFKDPTSGYYVPFYLVPNLSIQEQFAPLIGFDFTTVNQTSFRFDYKKSRQLSLSLIDYQLAEVRSTEWTFGGSVRTKNVKLPIKLPFMKQTDQGNDLNINVDLSMRDDIQSNSRLDQANAYSTGGQKVITIQPSIDYVISNRINIKFYFDQQRISPYISTSAPTVNTRAGLQIRISLAPNPQQ, from the coding sequence GTGTTTGCACAAAAAACAGACTCGCTGCGTTTTCCATTGAAAGACCGGCGTGGTGACAGATTTACGTGGCGTTATAACAACCCTTTTGACATAAAAGACACCTCATTTGTAAAGCAGGAAATTGAGTATGACCCCACCACAAAACAATACTACATTGTAGAGAAGATAGGCAATACCGTTTACAGGAAATCTACGCTTTCGTTTGATGAGTTTATGAGACTGCAATCCCAGATCTCGGAGAACGATTATTTTTCTGAACGTTCCAAAACACTGTTTGATCTCAACCGTCGTGTGCAAAGACCCAGGCCAAGGGTGTATAACCAGTTATTCGACAGAATTTTTGGTGTGGGCCCGCAGGGTTTGAAGGTGGACATTAAACCGGAAGGTAATGTTGATCTTATTGCGGGCTACCAGGGCCAGAATATAAAAAACCCAACACTGCCGGAAGCGGCCAGGAAAACGGGTGGGTTTGATTTCAACATGAATGCCAATGTAAACATTAATGCGAACATTGGAGATAAGCTTAAACTACCCATTAGTTATAATACGCTTGCCAACTTTGATTTCGAAAACCAGCTTAAGCTCGATTATAAAGGCAAGGATGATGAAATCATCAAATCCGTGGAAGCAGGTAATATTTCATTTCAGTCTAAAGGAAGCCTGATGGCCAGTGTGCAGAGCCTGTTTGGTGTAAAGACCCAATTGCAGTTTGGTAAACTGTTCATTACTACGGCACTGGCCAACCAGCGTTCTCAACGCCAGTCGCTTACACTGCAGGGCGGTGGTCTTAACCAGGTGATCAACAAAAAGCTGGATGATTACGATGAGAACAAGCACTTCCTGATGGCGCAGTATTTCAGGAACAATTACGAAAAGGCAATGAAGAACCTGCCTTATGTAAGCAGCCAGACACAAATTCTGAGACTGGAGGTTTGGGTAACCAACCGTAATGGTGCCACCACCAATACAAGGAACATTGTAGGTTTTATGGACCTTGCAGAAAATGACCCATACAATTCCAATATCAATTCTTTGAGTTCAAACCCGTTGCCATCCAATGGTTCAAACGACCTTTACCAGAAGCTGAGCAGTAATGATGCAAACCGTAACCCGGCTTTCATTAACACTTCATTGCTTGGTTTAGGTTTAACGCCGGTAAATGATTTTGAAAAAACATTTGCCAGGAAGCTTGACCCTTCGGAATACTACTTTAACCCACAGGTTGGTTTTCTTTCCCTCAACCAGCAGTTACAACCAGACGAAGTATTGGCTATTGCTTACCAGTACACATATAACGGGCAGGTGTTTCAGGTAGGTGAATTTTCACAGGATGTAAACGTTGACTCTACTCAGGGCGTACAAAAGGTATTGTTCCTCAAATTATTAAAAGCCACATCGCAACGGCCAACACTGCCACTCTGGAACCTGATGATGAAAAACATTTACTCATTGGATGTAACAGGTTTACAGAGAGATGGCTTTAACATCAACGTGCTATACCAGGAACCAAGCGGTGGTTTAAAAAGATACCTGCCTGTTACCGATGAAGCTTATTCCGGTAAACCTTTGTTGAGCATATTAAACCTTGACAGGTTAAACAATCGTAACGACCCGTTACCGGATGGCCAGTTTGATTATGTGGATAGTTTTACAGTTTTATCACAACAGGGCAAGATAATTTTTCCTGTACTGGAACCTTTTGGCAATTACCTGGATTCAACAGCTTTCAGCGGTCAGCCACAGGATATCAAAAATCAATACCTGTTTCCGCAATTATACGATTCGATTAAAGCAATTGCCCAGACATATGCAAACCTTGACCGCTTTTATGTACAGGGAACCATTAAGGGTAGCTCTACAACAGATATCTATCTTGGCGGTTTTAATATACCACCCGGGTCAGTGTCGGTAACTGCCGGCGGACAAATATTGCAGGAAAATGTAGACTACATCATTGACTACAACCTGGGTACACTCAAAGTTATTAACCAGGCAATTCTTAACTCTGGTGTACCGGTTAATGTGCAGTATGAGAACAATGCCACATTTGGTATACAACAACGAAGTTTTTTTGGTTTGAGGTTGGATTACCTGGTAAATAAAAAGTTGTCTCTCGGTGCAACGATGCAACGCCTTACCGAAAGGCCATTCTTTACCAAAGTAAATTACGGCGAAGATCCTATTCAAAACAGGATGTATGGGGTAGACTTCAATTACAACTCGGAGTTACCCGGCCTTACACGGTTATTAAACAAATTGCCTTTCTACGATTCAAAAACGGTAAGTACCATCAATGCTTACGGTGAAGCAGCGGTATTAAAACCTGGTCACCCGAGCCAGATTGGTAAAGGAGAAAGTGGTTTGATTTACCTGGACGATTTTGAGGGTACCACCAGTAGTATTGATCTGCGTTTCCCTTTTGTAGCCTGGACACTTGCCTCTACACCGCAGGGCACAACTTTCCCCGAGGCCACGCTTACGAACAATCTCGATTATGGAAAGAACAGGGCGAAAATTGCCTGGTACAACATAGAACCAACATTGCAGGACAAAAACAGCCCAAACAATCCTTTACGTGGCAATCTTGCAGGTCTTAGTGACCCCAGGGTAAGGGCAGTTTACACCAATGAATTATTTCCGCAGCGCACAACGAATATTACCGACGTACTAAATGCAACCTTTGATCTTGCTTATTACCCTACAGAGGCAGGCCCTTATAACTTTACGTCTTCAGGAGCAGACATGGATGAAAGAGGAAAATTCAGGTTTCCAAAGCAAAAATGGGGCGGCATCATGCGCAACATAGACCAGACAGATTTTGAAACAAGCAACATTGAATTTATTGAATTCTGGGTGCAGGATCCGTTTATCAAAAGCCCGGTAAGTACAGGAGGCAAACTGATCCTGAATCTTGGCAATATCAGTGAAGATGTTTTAAAAGACGGTCTGCGTTTTTACGAAAATGGTTTGAACACACCAACTCAACCTGCTGCCGTAGACGATAACAACAGTGTTTGGGGTCGCGTGCCTGTAAACCCCATACAGATAACACAGGCTTTTAGCAATGACCCGGCAGACCGCCCTTACCAGGACGTAGGTTTCGATGGCAATGATGATGACTCTGAAAGGCTGAAACAGGCGCCTTATCTTGCCAACCTCGCTTCCACTTTTGGAACAGGATCTGCGGTATACCAGAGTGCACAACAGGACCCATCGCACGATAACTATAAATGGTACCGGGATGCCAGCTATGATGCGTCAGGTACAGGTATTCTGGGCAGGTACAAGAATCACAATAACCCGCAGGGCAACTCCCCTATTGCCACGGGCACTTCACAGTTTTCACCGGCTGTGACACTTTATCCTGATAACGAAGACCTGAACCGGGATAATACCTTGAACGAAACAGAAGAATACTACGAGTACGAGATAGACCTGAAGCCTGGTATGGATGTAAACAATACACCCTACATTACTGATAAAAGAACGGTTACTGCAAAACTTGCAGACGGTACATCAGTAAATGAGAACTGGTTTCTTTTCAGGATACCGATCAAAAACTATTCGGGCAAAGTAGGCCAGATACCGGATTTCAAATCGATCAGGTTTGTGCGTATGTTTATGACAGATTTTGAAGATTCAATTGTTATGCGTTTTGCCAGTCTTGATCTTGTTCGTAACCAATGGAGAACTTTTACGTACGAACTGGACACAACCGGCTCTTACACGCCACTGCCGGCCAACAGTTCTACCAAGATCAATGTGCTGGCCGTTAACGTTGAAGAAAATAGCAGCCGCCAGCCTATACCCTATAAAATTCCGCCGGGTATTGAGCGGGTACAGTTGTTGGGTAACAATGGCGTAAACCTGCTGCAGAATGAACAATCCATGAGCCTTAAACTGACCAATGTAACCAAAGGTGAATCGAGGGCTGTATTCAAAACACTGAATCTTGATCTTAGGCAATATGGCCAGTTATCCATGTTCCTTCACAGCGAATCTGTGATCGGTCAGCGCAATCTTAATACCGGCGACTTTGTTGCAGTAATAAGGCTCGGCCAGGATTTCCTGAATAATTACTACGAAATACGCATTCCTTTAAAAGCAACCGATTTTGGTGCGAGCCTGGCAGACCAGATATGGCCAGTTGAAAACAACCTGGACATCGCTTTAAATGAACTGATACAACTTAAGCAGCGTAGAAATGCAGCACAGCAATCTCTTGGCACTATTTACAGGGAGCAATTGGGTACGCAGACCATTTCTGTTCTTGGTAATCCTAATTTGGCAGAAGTACAGGGAATCCTTGTTGGTGTTGAAAACGCCACCAATGAAACCCTCAGCACCGAGGTATGGGTCAATGAGCTGCGTCTTTCCAAAATTGATGAGAATGGTGGCTGGGCCGCTTTGGGTCGTGCTGATATACAACTGGCAGATCTTGGTACATTATCTGTTTCTGCAAATACGTATACCCAGGGTTTTGGCACCATCGAACAACGTGCCAATGAGCGTGCAAGGGATAACATGGTGCAATATGATGTGGCACTTACGGTTGATGCCGGTAAACTGCTGCCGAGAAATTCGGGCATAACCATTCCTGTATATGCAAGTGTAAATAAAACAATTCTTACACCAGAGTACGATCCATACGATAAAGATGTAAAATACAAATACAAGCTTGCCAATGCAGGTGATAAGAAAGACTCCATCAAAAATGTTGCACTGGATGAAACAACCATCAAAACATTGAACTTTACCAATGTGAGGTTTGGCCAAAACGTACAGAAACAAAGACTATGGAACCTGAAAAATTTTGATTTCAGTTACTCCTACACGCACTTTGAACAAACAAACCCGCTGATACTCCTTAACAGCATCAACAAACACAGGGTTGGCGTAGGATACACTTTTACGGGAACAGCAAAATACAGGGAACCATTTAAAAAATGGATCAAAAACAAAAGCCCATGGCTGGCATTGATCAGGGATTTTAATGTTAACCCCGTTCCCTCACTGCTTAGTTTCCGGACAGATGTAAACCGCCAGTTTGGTAAATACACGCCGCGTATCGTAAACACTTTCGACAGCAAGGTTGAACGTGTAGATACCACATACGATAAGTATTTCACCTTCGACCGCTATTACAACCTTCGCTGGGATTTTACACGAAGCCTCAATTTCGACTTCAGCGCCACCAACTACGCAAGGGTTGATGAACCTTATGGTTTATTGAATACGAAATTCAAAAAAGACTCTGTAAGAACGAATTTCTTTAAAGGTGGAAGAAGCACGGTTTACCAGCAAAGAGCTGTATTCAGCTACAATGCGCCACTGGCCAAACTACCCGCAACCGACTGGATCAATATGCGCTACAGCTACACCACTACCTATAACTGGGCTGCAGCAAGTTTGCTGGCACGCAATCTTGGTAACGTTATTGAAAACAGCCAGCAAAATTCTTTAACAGGTGAATTTGATTTCACGCGTTTATACAGCAAATCCCGCTGGCTCGATAAAATGACCCAGCCAAATGAGCAGCCTGATGACAATGCGGGCAATGGTGATTCAACCATCAACATTAAAACAAGAGAAGAAGTTATCAAAGACCTCAAAGGCAAAGCAAAGAAAACAGCATTACGTAAATGGCGCGCAGATAAAAGGGCAAAACGAAAACTCGACAGAAAGAATAAAGTGGTAAGCGGCCCGTCTGGTGTTGCCAAAACTGCAGTCGGTATAGTTACAATGGTAAAACGTGCATCAGTCAACTACAGTGCAAACTTTAACAGCCGCGTACCGGGTTATACAGACAGCACCAAAATCCTCGGCCAAAACTGGAAATCTATGCAACCCGGTCTTGACTATGTGTTTGGCAGGCAGCCAGACTCGGCATGGCTCAACGATAAAGCAAGAAGGGGTTTAATAACACGGGACAGCACGTTCAACCTTTTGTATGCGCAGGATTATGAGCAGCGTATAAGCCTTACCGCCCAGCTGGAACCATTCAGGGAATTTGTAATAGACATAAACCTCGATAAAACATTTACCAAAAGTTATACAGAATTATTTAAAGACACCAGCGGAAGCGGTGATAAATTCCGTCACCTAAGTCCATTGGCCAGTGGCGGCTTCAGTGTGTCTTACATCAGCTTCCAAACGTTGTTCCAGAAGTATAAACCAACAGAGGTTTCGCAAACGTTCAACAAGTTCCAGGACAACAGGATCGTTATTGCAAACAGGCTTGCCAGGTCTAATCCTTACTACACAGGCGGCACAACTGATGATGGTTTCCCCGAAGGTTACGGCCGGTATGCACAGGATGTATTGATACCAGCATTCCTTGCTGCCTATACCAATAAAGACCCCAATACCGTTGGCCTTATCAAACAGTCTAATCCCAATGTGCAGTCCAACCCGTTCAGCGGCATTAAACCATTGCCTAACTGGCGCGTAACCTATACCGGGCTTACAAAAATTCCTGCTATTGCAAGCGTGTTTAGTAATATTTCTATAACACATGCCTACAACTCAACACTTAGTATGAATTCTTTTACAAGCGCACTGCTGTACAATGATCCTTTCAATGTTGGCGCGCCGCAGTTTAAAGATCCCACGTCAGGTTATTATGTGCCTTTCTACCTGGTACCAAACCTTAGCATACAGGAGCAGTTTGCACCATTAATCGGTTTTGATTTTACAACGGTTAACCAGACAAGTTTCAGGTTCGATTATAAAAAAAGCCGGCAGTTAAGTTTAAGCCTTATTGATTACCAGCTTGCAGAAGTAAGAAGTACCGAATGGACGTTTGGCGGAAGCGTAAGAACCAAAAATGTGAAGCTCCCGATCAAACTGCCTTTCATGAAGCAGACAGACCAGGGCAATGATCTCAACATCAACGTTGATCTTTCCATGCGCGATGATATACAAAGTAACAGCCGCCTCGACCAGGCCAATGCTTATAGTACCGGCGGGCAAAAAGTAATTACCATACAGCCATCTATAGACTACGTGATCAGCAATCGTATCAACATCAAATTCTATTTCGACCAGCAGCGTATATCGCCATATATTTCAACTTCTGCACCAACTGTAAATACACGGGCTGGTTTGCAGATAAGAATTTCACTGGCACCAAACCCGCAACAGTAG
- a CDS encoding SDR family NAD(P)-dependent oxidoreductase → MSRIILVTGATSGFGKAIAEKFAANGWHCIITGRRAGRLNEIAAALREQHAVNVLPLVFDVQQKEAVFAQITNLPEQWQHIDVVVNNAGLALGRDSFEMADLADWETMIDTNVKGLLYVSKAVLPFMIARKQGHIINIGSTAAKEVYPNGNVYCATKSAVEAISKAQRIDLLQHKIKVTAIHPGAVETAFSVVRFKGDEAKAKAVYEGYKPLHAADIADTCYYCATLPQHVCINDLVITCTAQANSLFTYKG, encoded by the coding sequence ATGAGCAGGATAATACTTGTTACCGGTGCAACGTCAGGTTTTGGTAAGGCCATAGCAGAAAAATTTGCTGCAAACGGCTGGCATTGTATAATCACAGGCAGGCGTGCAGGCCGGTTGAACGAAATAGCTGCAGCGCTGCGGGAACAGCATGCAGTGAATGTTTTGCCACTGGTTTTTGACGTACAGCAGAAAGAGGCAGTCTTTGCGCAAATCACAAATCTACCCGAGCAATGGCAGCACATTGATGTAGTAGTCAACAATGCCGGTCTGGCGCTTGGCCGCGACAGTTTTGAAATGGCAGACCTGGCCGACTGGGAAACCATGATTGATACCAATGTGAAAGGACTGCTCTATGTTTCAAAGGCGGTATTGCCATTTATGATAGCACGTAAACAAGGGCATATCATTAATATTGGTTCTACCGCAGCCAAAGAAGTGTACCCGAATGGCAATGTGTATTGTGCTACAAAGTCTGCCGTAGAAGCCATCAGCAAAGCCCAGCGTATAGATTTGTTGCAGCATAAAATAAAAGTAACCGCCATTCATCCCGGGGCTGTGGAAACAGCATTTTCTGTAGTACGTTTCAAGGGAGACGAGGCAAAAGCAAAAGCCGTTTATGAAGGCTACAAACCATTGCATGCAGCCGATATTGCAGATACCTGTTATTATTGCGCAACCTTACCGCAACACGTTTGCATCAATGATCTTGTTATAACCTGTACTGCACAGGCAAATTCACTGTTTACGTACAAAGGTTAG